Part of the Lolium rigidum isolate FL_2022 chromosome 6, APGP_CSIRO_Lrig_0.1, whole genome shotgun sequence genome, CAATGAATATGATTCTACTTTGTTTTCTGATTTTTGTGGTTTTCATTTGCTGGAGTAAAGAAGAACGCCTATGACCATATTCTGAAGTTTCTTCGTTAGCTGCTAATATAATCTGGCTATCATCCATCTTTAAAATTGACGTGGGCTATCATCCATTCTTCATCCTGAAATTTTCTCCTTTGTTGATGTGAAGAACTAACCATTTTCTCGTTTGGTGATGTGAAGAACAAACCAGAATAGCAAGTGCGTTTAGAAAACTTGCAGAGGAGGAATATTTTATGATTTTCCACACTTTTCTTTGAAGTTGATTCGTTTTCATCACATAATttgattattattattatgtaAGACCTTATTTCTTGTTAATACTTGGTAATACCATAAGCTAGCATCTAGTTTTTTTTGGTAGCGTTAAGTATTTTCTTGTTAAACTCAAGATGCTATTTTACTGGTCCTTTGTGTTCAAGTTAACTAACTAACTGATATTGCATACGAATGAACATTCTAGGCAATATGATTAGGTGAcactttcaggttttaggttgtcAATTCTAGGCATTGTTACTTCTTCCTGGAACTCCAAACATATATACCAACTACACAAATTTATATCATGTCCTACATTGATATTCTCCAGGTGCTACACTTATACTTTCAATTATTGGTTGTTGGGAAGTTTTTGTCTATGGCTAACCAAGTGCTTCAAATTTTGAAAGGAAACCAAGATGCGGATCTGCTAGCGATAACCTGAATGAATGAAAGAGATACAATCTGGGGTACTTCTAAATGGGTTGGAGAATCTGTCCCATATCCTTGAATGCCACAGATTGTTCTGTCAACTTAATTGTGTCATATTCTTTCGTCTTTGGAGAGAAAAACTGAAATAGTGTTGTCAATCTTTGTGTGACAAAGCTAATCAATTGTAATTCTCGTTGAATACTTTTCTGATTTGATCTTTATAAAACTGTGACTTCACATTCTACTGAATTCTCATGGAACAGAACAATATTTGTATATAAACAGGCATGTTGAGCCAATTTTGCTTATATACCTCATCTCATCTCTCACCGGCCTGTCTGTATGCAGATCAAACTAATCAAAAGTCTAAACGTACAAAGGACGATACATGTAACGAGCACCTAATTTAGATCGGAAAAAAATTACTCCCTTCGTTCACTTATGTAAGTAAGGCTGGGAAGAAAATTTTCGACAACCCAAAAGAGCAGTAATGGACAATTATACCCCTTCGAATCAATTAGTTCGCCCCAGGTGCGATCGACCAGCGCGTCGCTGCTTAGATCTCCACACCCAGAACCTCGTCGGCCAGGATCTGCTCCTCATCGCTGCCCAACTTCTCCTCCGTCAATGATCGACTGCTACAAGATCTGGGGTTGGACCAATCTATTGGGCTGGTCTCGTCTATTGGGCCGGGCCCGTCTCCGTTTTTTTCTTTCTTAGGTGCGAAAATTTGGAGAGGTATGTAACATACCACTCCAGTTTTAGACCGTGGTATGAATTGATTTGGACCATTGGATGGACAGAAATTAATGGTCATAATTCATTTAGGGGTACCACAAAAGAACCCTAAAAGCAACACTAGCTCAATGAGGCGATAATGTCATCGAAGGAAACATGATGTGTCTTTCAAATATCAAGATATCTCTAAACTTTTCAATTCTCTACGTATGAATAATGAATAGCTCAAAGTTATCGTATGTATACAACAATCTTATTAACCTTGAAAACGAGTCTATGTTTTTGGTACGTAGTCCTATGTTTGAATTCGGTATCGCGCGGTGTTCACTAAAACAAGCACACATTCCTCATACGGAGTCCGATTTTGAGGTATAACCACTTAAAATGTTTAGAAAAAACACGTATCTCTGAATGCATTCatcaaaaatcaaggtagggtgCCTACCCTACTGGGAGTTTCGCCCCTGTCTACAATGCAAGATACTAAGAAAGGTGGTTAAAAAATAAATCTTTTTTCTTAAGCatttattttagaaaaaaaattgcTTAACTAAGAACCTCTCCTGTAGAATATAAGCACCGGTGCTTGGGAGGAATTGAGGAGCGGGGTTTGAATTTGAAGGAGGAGTGAGACCGTGGTCAGGTCACGTTTGGGGAGCCGCCGACGCCTGCATCCAAAAAATTCCCCGATTTTTCCTTGCTTGCTCCTCTCGGCTTCGGCCTCACCCACCCTCCTCCTCTCGATTCTTCGCTTCTCTTTCCCGtacgctgctgctcctgctgccatcatcatcatccctTGCAGATAGCCACCCTGCCAATCACGCTTGTTTCTCCTACCCTCTGCTCTTTTTTCGTTCCCCCAACCACTCCAACATCGCGCCACCCGATCCAATCCAATCCAATCTAATCCAGCCCCATTCGCCCTTCGTTCGCCCTACGATTTCATCTGTGCACCAGCTACAGCAGCTCCAATCCCCTTCCCCGAATCTCTGCTGATCGACTCGACGGAGGCGGGATTTGCGGTTGCAgatccggccggcggcgcgcgtgtCGGGAGGATCCATCCACCCACCCCGTCTGCTTCTCTGATGCGCCGATCCGGGCGGCGGTGAGCCATGCCGAGCGTCGGCGTGAAGATCTACAGCGTCTTCTTCAAGCTGCTCCTGCGCCACCGCCTCCAGTCCCTCACCGCCGCTCCCCCCTCCCCCGACGCCTTCGGGGTCTCCTGCCGCGCCGACGAGGCCACGGCGCCCGCCAACCCGGCCTTCTCCGCGGCCGACGGCGTCGCGTCCAAGGACCTCCACATCGACCCCAACTCCGCGCTCGCCGTCCGCGTCTTCCTCCCCACCCCTCCGCCCGCGCCGCACCTCCTCCACCCGCGCCGCGCCAGCGACCCGCCCGCGGGGGCCGCGGCCGCGCCCTACAGGGGCTACCTCCCGCACGCCGTctccgccgcctccgcgcgcCGCAGGCTGCCCATCGTCGTGCAGTTCCACGGCGGGGGATTCGTCACGGGCAGCAACTGCTCCGCCTCCAACGACGCCTTCTGCAGGCGGGTCGCCAAGTTCTGCGACGCCATAGTTGTTGCCGTGGGCTACAGGCTCGCGCCCGAGAGCCGCTACCCTGCCGCGTTCGATGACGGGGTCAGGGTGCTCCGGTGGATCGCCAAGCAGGCCAACCTCGCCATGATGAGCAAGGTCGGGGGTGGGGTGGATACCTTCGGTGCCTCCTCCGTTGAGCCATGGATCGCTGCACATGGTGATCCCGCAAGGTATGTATAACTAGTAGTTTGATTCACCCGTTTTTGACAACCGAATCTATTTACCAAAGAACTCGGCAAATCAAATGATAGATTCCATTTTTTTTTCCTAAACTGGAAGCTCTAGTTTGTCATTCACGGCCATATGTTAAGTGAATATGTCGCACATGATGAAGATATAGTCCACTTGTTCAGTTGATCCATTATTGTTTGAAATGTGGAGAGTAGTAATTTCCTCACGCCGCGCCATTTCTGGCTACTTGACTACAAGCAGGTTTAAAATGCGTGAGTGTGTCAATTGGGAAAGATCTAATGTTCACCAGCTGACAGTTATACTCACTTAATTTATGGTATGTACTTTATGTTGAACTCGCCGTTTGCATGCTCTTTACTAGCTCTGTGTGGAGTGTGATTGGGTACACAGCCTCACAACATACGCGCTTCAAAATAACCAAATACCAATTCTCCAGGAGTGCATTGGTGCTGACATTTTGAAGATTGCAGTGCCATTCTGAGATGTGCTTGACGCTTGGCATGTCAAATGATAGATTCCATTTTTCTTCAGCTTGCAAACATTTTGTTGGAACCCGGACATGAAAATCACCCTAATTAAGTGAACATGATGAAGATATAGTTCCCTAGTTCAGCTGATCCATTATTTTTTTTAACATGGAGTGTGATAATTTCCCGCGGGTTGCCATTTCTGACTTATGAGCACTAGCAGGTTTAAAACACGTGAGTGTGTCTACCCGGGAGAGGTTTAACTGTTTACCAGCTGGCAGTTATACTCACTTAACTTGTGACATGTACTTCCTGTTCAACTCACCATTTGCATGCTCCTTGCCTGTTTGTGTGGAGTCTGATTGGGCACACAGGCTCACAGCATAGACGCTTCGAAATATCCAAATATATTAGTTTAAGATGAGTACATACTCCAAATGGAGTTGACATTTTGAAGATGTCAATGCCATTTTAAGATTTCCTTGATGCTTGGCATGTGCATGGACCTTTTCTTTTTGAAATTGTCCAGTTCACATTGTCATCAACATTTCTTTTCGGAAATATTGAGTAAAAGGCCATGGTTAATGGGGGAACCTCCCTCCCTTAACTGTGCGTTGTTTAGGTAGACGTGAGGCACCTGCCGAGGCTGTGCCTCAACGCGGGCGGGCGAGCTCACAGGTGTGCTCTCTAGCCAACACTAGTGAGGCTATGCAGTTTCATATAACGGGCTTTGGTATTATTTATCGGTCATGCTTTGTTGACCTAACTTACTAGTAATTAAATAGAAGTGCACTGGATTTTTGAATGGATAGGTTAGGTAAAGCTTGAGTATGGTAACTTTATTATTAATAATGAAGCATTATTTTACTATGCTTTCAGTAGAATCAGGAGGTGTCATTTTAGTTCCTTTTGGACTTTTGGGATCTCTTAAATGACATGTAGTTATTGATGGACTGTCTTTATCTCAAACCTCGTTGCTTGCTCTTGCACCTACCAGAGTTTAGACCCCTCAACAAATTAAGTGCCCAATTCAATTCAATTTTTGATGGAATGATTGGATCTTCACTAACATCAAGTCATTGACAAATTGTCTTGCCGTGCTACCTAAGAGAAAAAAAGAGTATCTGGTCATTTATTGTAGTTCCTTCTGTTATAACGATTGTATATTGGTTTTACTGGAATTTGACCAAATCATCTCTCTTTTCCTTGGAGCAGATGTGTCCTACTTGGTGTAAGCAGTGGTGCCAATATTGCTGATTTTGTCACTCGGAAGACAGTGGAAGATTCAAAGCTATTTGACCCTGTCAAGATCGTAGCACAGGTTCTGATGTATCCCTTCTTCATAGGAAGTGTTCCAACACACTCGGAAATAAGGCTTGCGAACTCATACTTCTACGACAAATCCACATGCTTACTTGCTTGGAGATTACTTCTATCAGAGAAAGAGTTCAGCCTGGACCATCCTGCTGCCAACCCCCTTGCCCCTGGCAGAGGAGGCCCACCACTCAAATGCATGCCTCCGACCTTGACGATCATTGCGGAACATGACTGGATGAGGGATAGAGCAATTGCTTACTCGGAGGAACTCCGCAAGGTAAATGTGGATGCGCCAGTGCTCGACTACAAAGATACAGTTCACGAGTTTGCGACGCTTGATGTGTTTCTGAAGACACCACAGGCCCAGGCCTGTGCTGAGGACATTGCCATATGGATGAAGAAATACATATCCCTCAGAGGGCATGAGTTCTCATATTAGCCTTAGCAAAGATCAGCATTGTGAAATAGACTCTTACAGGGAAGGATAGATGTGTTCTTGTTCACCTGGTGATGGGAGGCACCGCAAGTTAAAACGTGAAGAACCAATTAGCGTAATGTGAGTGCTGAGTACCTTCCCCCTTTATTGATGATCTTTGTGGAAGAATGTAGTGTGCAAATTGTAGACTGAACTCAAAGACGATGCTCTTACGCCTTGTAGAGCTTAATTCTTTCATTCCTTTTGTACCCTTTGTGAAGTATTGAATTGCTGGGGCTTGAAATCACCATTTTTGAGAAAAGAAAGTATAGCACCTTACGGCCCCGGTTCAAACCGTTGGCATGCCACTGTATAGTGAATCACTTAATATCGACCAACCTTGTTTCTTTATTATCCTTACTACCTGGTTCACCTTAAATTCATCAATTTGTTTGAAACTAGTTCCTCCGATCCTTTATAGAAGGTGTATTAGTTTTTGGAAAGGTCTGACTGGGCTATCCTTGACCAAGTTTCTAGACATATAGGTTGCCAGTATCGTTAGATTCATCGTGAAATATGTTTTCATAttttatctactccctccgtccataaatagatgtctgatgtttgtctaaatctagatgtatctagacactaaatagcgtctagatacatccagatttagataaatctcagacatctatttatggacaga contains:
- the LOC124666416 gene encoding probable carboxylesterase 16 codes for the protein MPSVGVKIYSVFFKLLLRHRLQSLTAAPPSPDAFGVSCRADEATAPANPAFSAADGVASKDLHIDPNSALAVRVFLPTPPPAPHLLHPRRASDPPAGAAAAPYRGYLPHAVSAASARRRLPIVVQFHGGGFVTGSNCSASNDAFCRRVAKFCDAIVVAVGYRLAPESRYPAAFDDGVRVLRWIAKQANLAMMSKVGGGVDTFGASSVEPWIAAHGDPARCVLLGVSSGANIADFVTRKTVEDSKLFDPVKIVAQVLMYPFFIGSVPTHSEIRLANSYFYDKSTCLLAWRLLLSEKEFSLDHPAANPLAPGRGGPPLKCMPPTLTIIAEHDWMRDRAIAYSEELRKVNVDAPVLDYKDTVHEFATLDVFLKTPQAQACAEDIAIWMKKYISLRGHEFSY